Proteins encoded within one genomic window of Citrobacter amalonaticus Y19:
- a CDS encoding glutathione S-transferase N-terminal domain-containing protein, with product MSEPLLLIEHPLSPYAQKIRIMMREKGIVFSTYHPVVGDKNDVLRRQNPRMEVPVLKIDDTTMLYDSTVILEYLEEAFPETSMLPPSPLERAMVRTIEDVCDTHFEAINWGLLELKYFRRGTDISHDLYAAAKHDVPGHVQASLPRALETDEIPRITQDFVDAGNRAIEAGFDGVEVHGAHGHIFEQFINGELNTRQDRYGGSIENRLRFLLETLDALTDAIGGQHVGVRLSPFGRLLGMRPFADEAETWLTAARELGQRNLAYVNLSNQHTMGTEHDTEFFNEFRNAYEGTLIIAGGYSRESAEDALKKNKLDLVGFAHHFVSNPDLVDRLKNDYPLAGIDGTTLYGLYGSRGYTDYPRYSE from the coding sequence CATCCGCTTTCACCCTATGCCCAGAAAATCCGCATAATGATGCGTGAAAAGGGCATTGTGTTTTCAACCTATCACCCGGTCGTCGGCGATAAAAATGATGTATTACGCCGGCAAAATCCGCGCATGGAAGTCCCGGTGCTCAAGATCGACGACACGACAATGCTGTATGACTCGACGGTAATCCTCGAATATCTAGAAGAGGCTTTCCCTGAGACGTCCATGTTGCCCCCCTCCCCACTGGAACGCGCCATGGTGCGAACCATTGAAGACGTTTGCGATACGCACTTTGAAGCGATCAACTGGGGGCTGCTTGAATTGAAATATTTCCGCCGGGGGACGGACATCTCTCACGATCTCTATGCCGCGGCAAAACACGACGTCCCCGGGCATGTCCAGGCGAGCCTCCCCCGGGCACTGGAAACCGATGAGATTCCTCGTATTACGCAGGATTTTGTTGATGCCGGAAATCGAGCGATAGAGGCCGGCTTTGATGGTGTTGAAGTACACGGAGCTCATGGACACATATTTGAACAATTTATCAATGGTGAGCTGAATACCCGGCAGGACCGTTACGGTGGTTCGATTGAGAATCGGCTACGTTTCCTGCTTGAGACTCTGGACGCTCTCACTGACGCAATTGGCGGACAGCATGTCGGCGTGCGCCTGTCTCCTTTTGGACGGCTCCTTGGGATGCGACCCTTCGCGGATGAGGCTGAAACCTGGCTGACGGCTGCGCGTGAACTGGGACAACGCAATCTGGCCTACGTGAATTTAAGTAACCAGCATACGATGGGCACAGAGCATGATACTGAGTTTTTCAACGAATTCCGAAACGCCTACGAAGGCACACTAATCATAGCAGGTGGTTACAGCCGTGAAAGTGCAGAAGACGCACTGAAAAAAAATAAACTGGATTTAGTCGGCTTTGCTCACCATTTTGTGTCTAATCCAGACTTAGTGGATCGCCTGAAGAATGACTATCCGCTGGCTGGGATCGATGGAACCACGCTTTATGGACTCTATGGCTCAAGAGGATATACGGATTACCCTCGTTATTCAGAATAA
- a CDS encoding DASS family sodium-coupled anion symporter, with product MNNSNNTIDIKLAFPLWKGLITLLFGIILWFIPPPSGLYANAWHMFAIFATTIFAIILKVMPMGAVTMIALIFSALTGVTPLSAKGDAVGALSGFANATIWLIGIAMFISRAVIKTGLGRRVALWFISKCGSNMLGVAYGLALSDLVLGPGIPSASARGGGIMYPITQSIAAAYNSEPGATARRAGAFLMICVSQIDAIVCTMFLTAMAGNPLIAELARNQGIEISWTTWFVGAIVPGIASLVLLPLALYFIYPPELKKTPEIPDIAREELKRMGPMSLAEKILAFDFMLLILLWTVGDIFFSISATLSAFIGLAILLLSNIMSWKNIIEEKTAWDTMFWFAVLVMMANALNKYGMISWISKGIVGYVSHFEWLTVFLVLVLIYFYTRYFFASAMAHISAMYLAFLAVAISVGTPPLFAALVLGYTSNLSMGLTQYSGGPGPALFGSGYNSTGQWWGVSFVVSIISILIWLLLGGAWMKVIGYW from the coding sequence ATGAATAATTCTAATAATACCATTGACATTAAATTAGCGTTTCCTCTGTGGAAAGGACTAATCACTTTATTATTTGGAATAATACTCTGGTTTATTCCGCCACCTTCAGGTCTTTATGCCAATGCATGGCATATGTTTGCAATATTTGCGACCACCATCTTTGCGATTATCCTTAAAGTCATGCCCATGGGCGCAGTCACTATGATCGCGCTTATTTTTTCTGCACTCACCGGAGTTACTCCGCTCTCAGCAAAAGGAGATGCGGTAGGCGCGCTTTCTGGCTTTGCTAATGCGACGATCTGGTTGATTGGGATAGCAATGTTTATTTCGCGTGCGGTTATTAAAACCGGACTTGGAAGGCGAGTTGCTCTATGGTTTATCTCTAAATGTGGTTCGAACATGCTCGGTGTGGCCTATGGCCTTGCGCTCTCCGATCTCGTACTTGGGCCTGGTATACCCTCGGCATCAGCGCGCGGGGGTGGCATTATGTATCCCATAACGCAGTCTATTGCCGCTGCATATAATTCAGAACCAGGCGCGACTGCAAGAAGAGCCGGGGCTTTTTTGATGATCTGCGTGTCACAAATAGATGCGATCGTCTGCACGATGTTCCTGACCGCGATGGCGGGAAACCCGTTAATTGCTGAACTGGCCAGAAACCAGGGCATAGAAATTAGCTGGACTACCTGGTTTGTTGGTGCGATCGTTCCCGGAATAGCTTCACTCGTTCTCCTCCCGTTAGCCCTTTACTTTATTTATCCTCCTGAATTGAAAAAAACGCCAGAAATTCCCGATATTGCCCGTGAAGAATTAAAGAGAATGGGACCGATGTCTTTGGCTGAAAAAATACTGGCCTTTGATTTCATGCTGTTAATTCTTCTATGGACTGTAGGTGATATTTTCTTTTCGATTTCAGCGACGCTTTCTGCCTTTATTGGTTTGGCAATTCTTCTTCTGTCAAATATTATGTCATGGAAAAATATTATAGAAGAGAAGACAGCATGGGATACGATGTTCTGGTTTGCCGTACTTGTGATGATGGCTAACGCCCTGAATAAGTATGGAATGATATCATGGATATCAAAAGGGATCGTAGGCTATGTCAGCCATTTTGAATGGTTAACCGTATTCTTGGTGTTGGTATTAATTTACTTCTATACCCGTTATTTTTTCGCATCGGCAATGGCTCATATTTCTGCCATGTATCTGGCATTTCTTGCCGTCGCCATTTCCGTCGGTACGCCGCCGCTCTTTGCAGCATTAGTGCTCGGTTATACCTCTAACCTCTCTATGGGGTTAACTCAGTATTCTGGTGGGCCGGGCCCAGCACTATTTGGCTCAGGTTACAACTCAACCGGGCAATGGTGGGGGGTGAGTTTTGTGGTTTCGATCATATCCATTCTGATATGGCTTTTACTCGGTGGAGCATGGATGAAGGTTATCGGATATTGGTAG